Proteins encoded in a region of the Bactrocera tryoni isolate S06 chromosome 4, CSIRO_BtryS06_freeze2, whole genome shotgun sequence genome:
- the LOC120775605 gene encoding rab-like protein 3 isoform X2, with translation MVMANNIEKARVLIVGDSGVGKTCLTHLIAHSEPLTRPGWTVGCNIEVKLHEYKEGTPLQKTYFIELFDVVHDLTNRKSQENLRDWLFEILNKNGKDIRNLSCDNTFDPEQFLGSTQLPMLVVGAKLDLSEEKRKSNQLQKIGSIAEHCGSEEIWLNCRDSRSFAAGTTDAVKLSRFFDRVIEKKNHSRDLPNASSDRRKHASAEVGNRISSQFT, from the exons atGGTGATGGCGAATAACATTGAGAAAGCTAGAGTGCTTATAGTAGGAGATTCAG GAGTCGGAAAAACATGTTTAACACACTTGATAGCACATAGTGAACCGTTAACCCGTCCAGGATGGACTGTCGGATGCAATATAGAAGTCAAGCTTCACGAATATAAGGAGGGGACCCCTCTTCAAAAAACGTATTTTATTGAACTGTTTGATGTTG TTCATGACTTAACAAATCGTAAAAGTCAAGAGAATTTACGGGATTGGCTTTTTGAAATCcttaataaaaatggaaaagatATTAGGAATTTAAGTTGCGACAATACATTTGATCCAGAGCAATTTTTAGGATCGACACAACTTCCCATGCTAGTAGTTGGTGCAAAGCTAGACCTTTCAGAGGAAAAACGGAAATCaaaccaacttcaaaaaattggTTCGATCG CTGAGCATTGTGGCTCGGAAGAAATATGGTTAAATTGTAGAGATTCTCGTAGTTTTGCTGCAGGAACAACTGATGCCGTAAAACTATCTCGTTTTTTCGACCGTgtaattgagaaaaaaaatcattctcGCGACCTGCCCAATGCATCCTCAGATAGAAGAAAACATGCAAGTGCAGAAGTTGGGAATAGAATAAGCTCGCAATTTACTTGA
- the LOC120775605 gene encoding rab-like protein 3 isoform X1, with product MVMANNIEKARVLIVGDSGVGKTCLTHLIAHSEPLTRPGWTVGCNIEVKLHEYKEGTPLQKTYFIELFDVGGSLSHRNTRGVFYTTLHGIILVHDLTNRKSQENLRDWLFEILNKNGKDIRNLSCDNTFDPEQFLGSTQLPMLVVGAKLDLSEEKRKSNQLQKIGSIAEHCGSEEIWLNCRDSRSFAAGTTDAVKLSRFFDRVIEKKNHSRDLPNASSDRRKHASAEVGNRISSQFT from the exons atGGTGATGGCGAATAACATTGAGAAAGCTAGAGTGCTTATAGTAGGAGATTCAG GAGTCGGAAAAACATGTTTAACACACTTGATAGCACATAGTGAACCGTTAACCCGTCCAGGATGGACTGTCGGATGCAATATAGAAGTCAAGCTTCACGAATATAAGGAGGGGACCCCTCTTCAAAAAACGTATTTTATTGAACTGTTTGATGTTGGTGGGTCCTTAAGCCATAGAAATACGAGAGGTGTGTTTTATACAACTTTACATGGAATTATTCTAGTTCATGACTTAACAAATCGTAAAAGTCAAGAGAATTTACGGGATTGGCTTTTTGAAATCcttaataaaaatggaaaagatATTAGGAATTTAAGTTGCGACAATACATTTGATCCAGAGCAATTTTTAGGATCGACACAACTTCCCATGCTAGTAGTTGGTGCAAAGCTAGACCTTTCAGAGGAAAAACGGAAATCaaaccaacttcaaaaaattggTTCGATCG CTGAGCATTGTGGCTCGGAAGAAATATGGTTAAATTGTAGAGATTCTCGTAGTTTTGCTGCAGGAACAACTGATGCCGTAAAACTATCTCGTTTTTTCGACCGTgtaattgagaaaaaaaatcattctcGCGACCTGCCCAATGCATCCTCAGATAGAAGAAAACATGCAAGTGCAGAAGTTGGGAATAGAATAAGCTCGCAATTTACTTGA
- the LOC120775606 gene encoding histidine triad nucleotide-binding protein 1: protein MRMNFFVSSAVLVLRKSLPRPLTNIAKMSSEVEKAQTAGAAEDTIFGKILRKEIPCNFIYEDEKCVAFHDINAQAPTHFLVIPRKPIVQLSQASGDDSQLLGHLMLVGAKVAKDLGLDKGYRVVINNGQHGAQSVYHLHLHFLGGRQMQWPPG from the exons ATGCGTATGAATTTTTTCGTTTCGAGTGCAGTTTTGGTTTTACGGAAAAg CTTGCCTCGACCTTTAACCAATATTGCGAAAATGTCTAGTGAAGTTGAGAAGGCACAAACAGCGGGTGCCGCCGAAGATActattttcggaaaaattttacgaaaggaAATTCCATGCAATTTCATATATGAGGATGAGAAG tgCGTCGCATTTCATGATATCAATGCTCAGGCACCTACACACTTTCTTGTAATACCTAGGAAGCCCATCGTGCAACTATCGCAAGCAAGCGGAGATGACAGTCAATTACTAGGCCATCTTATGTTAGTAGGTGCAAAAGTAGCCAAAGATCTAGGATTGGACAAAGGCTACAGAGTTGTTATAAACAACGGTCAACACGGAGCACAATCTGTTTATCATTTGCATCTGCATTTTCTCGGAGGACGTCAAATGCAATGGCCTCCAGGCTAA
- the LOC120776042 gene encoding dynein intermediate chain 3, axonemal, with amino-acid sequence MSKSITSLNFKPQSRRKPSKSHLAKPTTVNTVITEQDDIPAEEDSDVHLVTTGKLQVKKWREPDSDDEGNPEHNYDIAEAWRSLFSLPSCHQIILKENVQRRLQLLVGLNVTQEFPWKQIKYKNLIDQFENIEDGDFMSSALEGFNLEDHLLFGYTPILTENQDDVPEGDPFIVFLSPADAKIALTIIRNMELYERWLVNKRLIKKPRRWISLGSENEVNMTIEQAHSSPLEVEVQSVYPLRIPELKEFSLRKSSDIRDGYVELLPSDLIKFENVMRRRVTIGVQSAPTLIDLEQQTDPTFPTNAWAQYLYEINDEDELDETSEDETSKDQIHGSSRNPTPSPIEPRTPKPQPVMSSNIRLLLDTLEFNQIDMYRNDYAYICNKPIEHYTTPHLEETLCFANISKSYERYVCGIDWYSSLSGLIATSYTFNTPATVELISRHVDVVQRAVLQPNPILMWSFADNLNYKLEFETSQEVTVLSFCPHDPNLLFGGGKNGQIIAWDLQGRAEKLDAEEILTAAQSKYRVLIADFLKWTIQINEDAIVPPVMSSALEVSQKSSITGIYWLGQHFYVNSFGKTLNDPNKEIVHKFFLTCSVDGTISFWDLDSTNDKKLQAGTLRHDQPKALTQSESIYKNKVLKPIFTVVFNEPITSIFCDSSVFHCKIPDSAKKRVNSNNFATILEPINPKEIRQSVITSSFYGHIERLNWLGSYADEECRENVSKSINFARVHDGPVIAIRKNPFYPVVFVSIGRTIFAVWKENFNYSPIFWRKCSADLTAVTWSESRPGILYLTRIDGNMEAWDILARDDDACYNDILGGGIITAISEHRPSEPEKLLGIGDYNSSFRMMKLPQSFYTPEPKELERVKEYFSKEENRKKSIQAWEHQYFENNRDIIEAKRQAEIDTRKELERLEKEYIINATRKVKEGGDENKDESKNLSYTERMKRKWDELNLNRLLSILMSRKRVDEEKLERETRLEKKHLAYEAAKKQSLIRIQQRVGEEVASVRARILPHEKVDLQRIDMIISSVRVLMEAVDDYADTEMESNEIVKDFDAFDTLSYIDFLYRGDHRRRLLNKSIGGNTERIYWYECIQDEDLLEECSWWYDSFLDLQISLNANKNNEIQNLDTDTRSTYIGD; translated from the exons atGTCGAAGTCTATTACCAGCTTGAACTTTAAACCGCAATCGCGTAGAAAACCATCAAAGTCTCATTTAGCCAAGCCGACCACAGTGAATACTGTGATTACTGAACAAGATGATATTCCTGCAGAAGAAGACTCCGATGTTCATTT aGTAACGACAGGTAAACTGCAAGTTAAGAAGTGGCGGGAACCTGATTCAGATGATGAAGGCAACCCAGAGCATAACTATGATATTGCTGAAGCTTGGCGAAGTCTTTTTAGTTTGccatcctgtcatcaaataatcctgaa AGAAAATGTGCAGCGACGTTTACAACTTTTAGTTGGATTAAACGTTACTCAAGAATTTCCTtggaaacaaataaaatataaaaatttaatagaccaatttgaaaatatagagGATGGTGATTTTATGAGCTCAGCTCTTGAAGGGTTTAATTTAGAGGACCATTTATTGTTTGGTTACACACCAATTTTAACAGAGAACCAAGATGATGTTCCTGAGGGTGATCCAttcattgtttttttaagtcctgccGACGCGAAAATAGCATTAACAATAATTCGAAATATGGAGCTATATGAGCGTTGGCTTGTAAACAAACGTTTGATAAAAAAGCCTCGTAGATGGATATCGCTAGGTAGTGAAAATGAAGTAAATATGACCATAGAGCAAGCCCACTCAAGTCCGTTAGAGGTCGAAGTGCAGAGTGTCTATCCTTTAAGGATACCTGAGCTCAAAGAATTTTCTTTACGAAAATCTTCGGATATACGAGATGGATATGTAGAGCTATTACCTAgtgatttaataaaatttgaaaatgttatgCGGCGTCGAGTTACCATTGGAGTACAATCCGCTCCAACTTTAATAGATCTTGAACAGCAAACCGACCCTACATTTCCAACAAATGCCTGGGCACAATATCTATATGAAATAAATGATGAAG aTGAATTGGATGAAACATCAGAAGACGAGACCTCGAAGGATCAAATACATGGGTCCAGCCGAAATCCAACCCCATCTCCAATAGAACCCCGAACACCTAAGCCACAGCCCGTAATGTCATCTAATATTCGACTGTTACTGGACACCCTTGAGTTTAATCAAATTGATATGTATCG taatGATTATGCATACATTTGTAATAAACCGATTGAACACTATACCACTCCACATTTAGAAGAAACCTTGTGTTTTGCCAATATTTCCAAAAGCTATGAGCGCTACGTTTGTGGGATCGATTGGTATTCCTCTTTGTCGGGATTAATTGCAACCTCTTATACATTTAATACTCCTGCTACAGTTGaattaa TCTCACGACATGTGGATGTAGTTCAACGGGCTGTATTACAGCCAAATCCGATATTAATGTGGAGTTTCGCTgataatttaaattacaaattagaGTTTGAAACATCTCAAGAAGTGACCGTTCTATCATTTTGTCCACATGACCCCAATCTTTTATTTGGTGGAGGTAAAAATGGTCAAATAATTGCTTGGGATTTACAAGGTCGGGCAGAAAAGCTTGACGCGGAAGAAATACTAACAGCGGCACAATCGAAATATCGTGTTTTAATAGCTGATTTTTTAAAATGGACAATACAGATAAATGAAGATGCTATTGTACCGCCCGTCATGTCATCAGCTTTAGAGGTATCACAAAAGTCTTCAATTACTGGTATATATTGGCTGGGTCaacatttttatgtaaattcttTTGGAAAGACTCTAAATGATCCAAATAAAGAGATTGTCCATAAATTCTTTCTCACTTGCTCTGTGGATGGAACAATTTCTTTCTGGGATTTGGATTCAACGAATGATAAGAAACTTCAAGCTGGAACATTAAGACATGACCAACCCAAAGCTCTGACACAGAGCGAGTCcatctataaaaataaagtgcTAAAACCAATATTTACTGTTGTGTTTAATGAACCAATAACATCTATATTTTGCGATTCATCTGTATTTCATTGCAAGATTCCAGATTCTGCAAAAAAAAGAgtaaattcgaataattttgctACGATTTTAGAACCAATTAATCCAAAGGAAATCAGACAGTCAGTTATAACTTCATCATTTTATGGACACATTGAAAGACTGAATTGGTTAGGTTCATATGCTGATGAAGAATGCCGCGAGAACGTTtctaaatcaataaattttgctAGAGTTCATGATGGACCAGTAATTGCAATAAGGAAAAATCCATTTTATCCAGTTGTATTTGTTTCAATAGGTCGGACTATATTTGCTGTGtggaaagaaaattttaattattcgcCAATATTTTGGAGAAAATGCTCCGCAGATTTAACAGCTGTTACATGGAGTGAATCGCGGCCTGGAATTTTATATCTCACTCGTATTGATGGAAATATGGAGGCTTGGGATATTTTAG CGCGAGACGATGATGCCTGCTACAATGACATTTTGGGTGGTGGAATAATTACGGCGATATCGGAACATCGCCCTTCAGAACCGGAGAAGCTACTTGGGATAGGTGATTATAATAGTAGTTTCCGGATGATGAAGTTACCACAAAGTTTTTATACCCCAGAGCCAAAAGAATTAGAG AGAGTAAAAGAGTATTTTAGTAAGGAAGAGAACCGTAAAAAATCTATTCAGGCTTGGGAACATCAGTATTTCGAAAATAATCGTGATATAATTGAAGCAAAACGTCAGGCCGAAATAGATACCAGGAAAGAACTAGAACGCCTCGAAAAGGAGTATATAATAAATGCAACACGCAAAGTTAAAGAAGGAGGAGATGagaataa aGATGAATCGAAAAACCTTTCATATACAGAACGAATGAAACGTAAATGGGATGAGTTGAATTTGAATCGTTTATTAAGCATTCTAATGTCTCGCAAGCGTGTTGATGAGGAAAAGCTAGAGAGAGAAACTCGGCTTGAGAAAAAACATTTAGCTTATGAGGCTGCAAAAAAACAATCCTTAATTCGTATCCAACAAAGAGTAGGAGAAGAAGTAGCATCTGTAAGAGCTAGGATACTACCACATGAAAAAGTTGATTTACAACGTATCGACATGATAATCTCATCTGTACGAGTATTAATGGAGGCCGTCGATGATTATGCTGATACTGAAATGGAATCCAATGAAATAGTAAAGGACTTCGATGCATTTGATACTTTAAGTTACATAGATTTTCTATACCGTGGAGATCATCGTCGACGTTTGCTGAACAAATCAATAGGTGGGAATACTGAAAGAATATATTGGTACGAATGCATCCAAGATGAAGATCTCTTGGAGGAATGTAGTTGGTGGTACGATAGTTTTCTTGACcttcaaatatctttaaatgcaaataaaaataatgaaatacaaaatttggacACCGATACGAGGTCAACATATATAGGAGACTAA